The segment TCCCGGTCCGGTAGTGCGCCTCGTTTTCGACAGTAACCCGCTCGATCTGGGAGACAGGTAGCAGATTGGTAAACTCGCGTATCCCTTGCCAGCGGAAGGGGTCTTCATCCTCCCATAGGAGTAGTAAAGTGTCCGTAGAACACATCAGCACTCCGCTGTAAGATCTATCATCAGAAGTAGTTATGGTTACCTGTTTACCTTTTTGCTGTGAAAAAAATATATCTAAAATAAATGCCGCCTTCCGATGAGCGGCGAGCTCGGAGAGATTATATATCGTCGGACCTGCTATAATAACTCGTACTTCTTGAACCGAGTCAAGTGAGACAAGTCGAGGTGTGCCATTCTGAATAATATAGATGAACGTACTATCGGGTGCGTCAGTAATAAGAATTTGATTCATACCCACGGCGTAAGTCGCGCCTGATTTAAGAACTACTTCCACCTCTTCACCAAGCAGGGTTACGACGTGTGTCAAAATACATAGAAATATAAGACTTAGAGGCCTCAATTCAATAGATCCTCATCTATAAAACTAATCTGACTATAAGCACCTATCTATAGAAAGAACTCCACCATTTAACTTCAATTGACATCTCTTCCAATTATCTGATCCGTCCGTCATGGATAGCATTGGCATTTTATAGACATCTATATGTTAAAAATCATCAATGAAAGCAGCCGTAATATACATAATTCTATATCCATTAGATGAATTATTTGGATAGGGATAGAATATTCCACCATAGTTTCCGGATTTGCGCTTGTCCTCCCTCTAACACACCCTGTACGGCCTCACATTATACATGCTAAACATCATTGCGCATCTGCACCCGATAGTTGCTGTCAATCGCCTTCCAGCTCATCCAGCAGGGCCACCGCCCGGCGCATATAGGGGATAACGACGGAGCCCCCCACCACCAGCCCGATGTTGAACACCTCATAAAAAGTCTCCCGGTCCACCCCTTGCTCGTGGCACTGGATCAGGTGGTAGGCAATGCAGTCGTCGCAGCGCCGCACCAGCGAGCCTACCAGTCCCAGCAGCTCCTTGGTGCGCCGGTCCAGACGCCCGGCTTCGTACACCTTGCTGTCCAGCCCGAAAAAGCGCCTGGTCTCCAGGTTACCCTCCGCCAGGATCTTCTCGTTCATGTGCGCCCGAAAACGTTCGAAATCTTTCAGCCTGCTCATGTGCATCTCCTGATGAAATAGAAATTGAAGGGAACTAAGCTATCAGCGATTCATCTATCGGCTATGGCCTACATAACCATGGAGTATTATGACGTTTCTCGCTGACTGCTGATTGCTGACGGCTGAACGCTATCCCCCCAGCACCTCCCCCAGCTGCTCCACAAAAAACGCATTCTCCTCGGGCAATCCAATGGTCACCCGGATGAGCGCCGGCCAGCCGAAGGAGAGCAGGTGCCGCACGATCACCCCTCGGTGCAGGAGCTGCTCCGTCAGGCTCGTCGCCGCCGCATCACTGGGCAGCTTGAGTGTCAGGAAGTTCGTGGCGGAGGGTATGGTTTCCAGACCCAGTCGCTGGAAGGCCTCCAGCAGGTAAGCCCGGCCCGCCTGGTTGTTGTTCAGAGACCGTTCCAGGTACTCGCGGTCCTCCAGGGCCGCCAGGGCCGCCGCCTGGGCCGGACGCGACGGCTCAAAGGTCAACTTCACCTTCAGCAGGTTGCCGATCAGTTCATCGTGCGCGAAGCCGTACCCCACCCGCAGGCCTGCCAGACCGTAGACCTTCGAGAAGGTCCGCAGCGTAATGACGTTGTCGTAGCGGTAGTGCATGGAGTCGGGATAGTCCGACTGCTCCCGGGCGTACTCGAAGTAGGCCTCATCCAGAATGATCAGCACCCGCTCAGGCACCCGCTCCATGAAGGCATCGAACTCCGGCACGGTGAAGTAGGTCCCGGTGGGATTATCAGGGTTAGCGAGATAGATGATCTTGGTGTACTCGTTAATCTCATCGGCCATGCGCGGCAGGTCGTAGTGGTAGTCGCGCATCGGTACCCAGTGGGTGGTGCGGCCGGAGGCATCGGCCAGCACCCGGAAGCCGACAAAGGTGCCCCGGGCCGAGATGATCTCGTCACTGTCCAGCAGGAAGGTGCGCATAATGGCCGACATGATCCCTTCGCTGCCGCTGCCGGTAACGACGTTGGCCAGTCGGACGTTGAAGCGCCCGGCCAGGGCCGCCCGCAGCTCATGAGATGTCTGGTCCGGGTAGCGGTGGCTCTCCAGCAGGGCCTCCTGCGCGGCGGTCAGGGCCCTGGGTGAGGGACCCAGGGGATTCTCGTTGGACGCCAGCTTCACAATGCGCTCCAGACCCAGCTCCCGGGCCAGCTCCTCCACCGGCTTGCCCGCTTTGTAGGGCGCCAGACTCTTGATATAGGGCGGCACCAACGGCATGGACTGCTATCCCACCATAATGGGCAAAGTGTGGGACTCCTTCACCGCTGAGAGGACCATCATGGTCTCGATGTGCTGGACCCCCGGCAGGGTGCTGAGCGTCTCGATGATAAACCGCTCGTAATCGGGAATATCCTTGGCCACTACCCGCAGAATATAATCCGCCCGGCCGGTCACATGATAGCAGGCCACGATCTCGTTCACATCCTGCACCGCTTCAACAAACCTCAAGATGGCGTCGTGCTGATGCCGGGCCAGAGTCACCTCTACCAGGACCAGCAGGCCAATGCCGACCGCGGTATGCTCCAGGCTGGCGTAGTAGCCCTGGATCACTCCGCCCCGCTCCAGCTTCTTCACCCGCTCCAGCGCCGAAGCCGCCGAGAGGCCCACTTGCTTGCTGAGCTCTGCGTTGGTCATGCGACCCTGCTCCTGAAGCAGCGTCAGAATCTTTTTATCGATGCTGTCCAGTTTGTTCATAGCTTCCCACCACTTTAATCAGTCCTGTCATTCCGAATATAACGAGGAATCTCACTGATGAGATGCTGCACTTCGATCAGCATGACAATCAGGTCTAAGTTTACGATGATCCGGATAGGTAATGCAGTCGCTCTTGA is part of the Candidatus Neomarinimicrobiota bacterium genome and harbors:
- a CDS encoding carboxymuconolactone decarboxylase family protein; the encoded protein is MSRLKDFERFRAHMNEKILAEGNLETRRFFGLDSKVYEAGRLDRRTKELLGLVGSLVRRCDDCIAYHLIQCHEQGVDRETFYEVFNIGLVVGGSVVIPYMRRAVALLDELEGD
- the hisC gene encoding histidinol-phosphate transaminase — protein: MPLVPPYIKSLAPYKAGKPVEELARELGLERIVKLASNENPLGPSPRALTAAQEALLESHRYPDQTSHELRAALAGRFNVRLANVVTGSGSEGIMSAIMRTFLLDSDEIISARGTFVGFRVLADASGRTTHWVPMRDYHYDLPRMADEINEYTKIIYLANPDNPTGTYFTVPEFDAFMERVPERVLIILDEAYFEYAREQSDYPDSMHYRYDNVITLRTFSKVYGLAGLRVGYGFAHDELIGNLLKVKLTFEPSRPAQAAALAALEDREYLERSLNNNQAGRAYLLEAFQRLGLETIPSATNFLTLKLPSDAAATSLTEQLLHRGVIVRHLLSFGWPALIRVTIGLPEENAFFVEQLGEVLGG
- a CDS encoding Lrp/AsnC family transcriptional regulator, whose product is MNKLDSIDKKILTLLQEQGRMTNAELSKQVGLSAASALERVKKLERGGVIQGYYASLEHTAVGIGLLVLVEVTLARHQHDAILRFVEAVQDVNEIVACYHVTGRADYILRVVAKDIPDYERFIIETLSTLPGVQHIETMMVLSAVKESHTLPIMVG